Proteins found in one Synechococcus sp. LA31 genomic segment:
- a CDS encoding cytochrome c biogenesis protein ResB, protein MKRLIAWISDLRLAIGLLILIAIASGLGTLVPQQESAELYHRVYDAQPWLGLLNGNAILRLQLDHVYSSSWFLGLLAWLGLSLILCSWRRQWPALQAALRWIDYSSPRQLSKLNLAETLSCSDASQELQRLEDLLSQRGWQVQPHPDRLAARRGASGRVGPLLVHAGLVVLMVGAAWGALAGQRLERFLAPGNELELVNRRGETQLTVALEGFGIERDPAGRPEQFRSQLRLQPGDPNAAVPLPASTETISVNHPLRFQGMTVYQADWALAAIQVQLGQSPILELPLQSFPQLGDQVWGIVLPTRPDGSNPVLLALSSEQGPVTAYSAEAEILGTLVPGGGPAEIAGIPLRIAGVVPASGLLLKRDPGVPLVYAGFAIALAGGALSLIATRQLWAIAEPKQHKLHVAGLCNRNLAAFSRELPALLTELQQG, encoded by the coding sequence ATGAAACGCCTGATCGCCTGGATCTCCGACCTGCGGCTGGCCATTGGCCTGCTCATCCTGATCGCCATCGCCAGCGGCCTGGGCACGCTGGTGCCCCAGCAGGAGAGCGCAGAGCTCTATCACCGCGTCTATGACGCCCAGCCCTGGCTGGGTCTGCTCAACGGCAACGCCATCCTGCGCCTCCAGCTTGATCATGTGTATTCGAGCAGTTGGTTTCTGGGCCTACTGGCCTGGTTGGGGCTGTCGCTGATCCTTTGCAGCTGGCGACGCCAGTGGCCAGCGCTGCAGGCAGCCCTGCGCTGGATCGACTACAGCAGCCCGCGCCAGCTCAGCAAACTCAACCTGGCGGAAACCCTGAGCTGCAGCGATGCCAGCCAGGAGCTGCAGCGACTTGAGGATCTGCTCAGCCAGCGTGGCTGGCAGGTACAGCCCCATCCAGATCGTCTGGCTGCCCGGCGCGGGGCCAGCGGTCGCGTGGGACCGCTACTGGTGCATGCAGGTTTAGTGGTGTTGATGGTGGGCGCCGCCTGGGGCGCCCTGGCCGGCCAGCGGCTGGAGCGATTCCTTGCCCCCGGCAATGAACTCGAACTGGTCAACCGCCGCGGCGAAACCCAGCTCACCGTGGCTCTCGAGGGCTTCGGCATCGAACGCGATCCCGCCGGGCGACCTGAACAGTTCCGCTCACAGCTGCGCCTCCAGCCCGGCGACCCCAACGCAGCAGTCCCCCTGCCGGCAAGCACCGAGACCATCAGCGTGAACCATCCTCTGCGCTTCCAGGGGATGACCGTGTATCAGGCAGATTGGGCCCTGGCGGCCATCCAGGTGCAGTTGGGCCAGAGCCCGATCCTGGAGCTGCCGCTACAGAGCTTTCCGCAGCTGGGCGATCAGGTGTGGGGCATCGTGCTGCCCACCCGGCCCGACGGCAGCAACCCGGTGCTGCTCGCGCTCTCCAGCGAACAGGGCCCTGTCACGGCTTATTCCGCTGAGGCCGAGATTCTCGGCACCCTGGTTCCCGGCGGCGGACCGGCGGAGATCGCCGGCATCCCGCTGCGTATCGCCGGGGTTGTGCCGGCGAGCGGTCTGCTGCTCAAACGCGATCCCGGCGTGCCGTTGGTGTACGCCGGCTTTGCCATCGCCCTGGCAGGCGGTGCGCTGAGCCTGATTGCCACCCGCCAGCTGTGGGCCATCGCTGAACCCAAGCAGCACAAGCTGCACGTAGCCGGCCTATGCAACCGCAACCTGGCCGCTTTCTCGCGCGAACTGCCCGCTCTCCTGACCGAGCTTCAGCAGGGCTGA
- a CDS encoding cytochrome c biogenesis CcdA family protein, translating into MVAPALADWARTGEQLLSSSLAHPGAFTLVLVFAGGLLTSLGPCSLSLLPITLAYLAGFDDQQERPWQRSLSFCGGIVSSLVLLGLASGALGRIYGQVPGLIPTLVAVLAVVMGLNLLGLLPLQLPNGPDPEQWRQRVPKALAPLAAGLAFGLAASPCTTPVLAVLLAWIAQAGDPLAGVVLLTAFAAGQVMPLLLAGTAAAWVPRLLALRAVGQWVPPISGVVLLAAGTLTLLARWG; encoded by the coding sequence ATGGTGGCTCCGGCCCTAGCCGATTGGGCCCGCACCGGAGAGCAGCTGCTCAGCAGCTCCTTAGCCCATCCCGGAGCCTTCACGCTGGTGCTGGTGTTCGCTGGTGGGTTGCTCACGAGCCTCGGCCCCTGCTCGCTATCGCTGCTGCCCATCACTCTGGCCTACTTGGCCGGCTTCGATGATCAGCAGGAGCGACCCTGGCAGCGCAGCCTGAGCTTCTGCGGCGGCATCGTGAGCTCCCTGGTACTGCTGGGCCTCGCCAGCGGCGCCCTGGGACGGATCTACGGCCAAGTGCCCGGGTTGATTCCAACCCTGGTAGCAGTGCTCGCTGTCGTGATGGGGCTCAACCTGCTGGGTCTACTGCCCCTGCAACTGCCCAATGGCCCGGACCCGGAGCAATGGCGCCAGCGGGTGCCCAAAGCCTTGGCGCCACTGGCGGCTGGCCTGGCCTTCGGCTTAGCAGCTTCGCCTTGCACCACCCCGGTGCTGGCTGTGTTGCTGGCCTGGATTGCCCAGGCCGGCGATCCCCTGGCGGGGGTGGTGTTGCTCACCGCCTTTGCTGCCGGGCAGGTGATGCCGTTGCTCCTGGCCGGCACCGCCGCAGCCTGGGTGCCGCGCCTTCTGGCCCTGCGGGCGGTGGGCCAATGGGTTCCCCCCATCAGCGGCGTTGTGCTGCTGGCAGCAGGCACACTCACCCTTCTGGCCCGCTGGGGCTGA
- a CDS encoding FtsW/RodA/SpoVE family cell cycle protein: MGQSASPSGLLPVPFRHWPAEARLLLGMVGLWCALGLVVLGSASWWVAAREMGDPTYYLKRQAIWMVASWGLLYLGLRINLRRWLRMAGPALLVGMVLVALTLVIGSTVNGASRWLVIGPVQIQPTELIKPFLVLQGAALFSHWGRIAADQKLIWMGVFALTLGLILKQPNLSTAALCGILLWLMALASGLPLWAMLGSAGLGLTVAIGSISINTYQRIRVTSFLNPWKDAQGDGYQLVQSLLAIGSGGLWGEGFGLSTQKLQYLPIQSTDFIFAVFAEEFGYVGSVLLLLFLLLFGFVGLRVALSCRSNQQRLVAIGCTTLLVGQSILNIAVASGAMPTTGLPLPMISYGGNSLLSSLLTAGLLLRCALEGAGLEPGRPHRREERLRSAPESLSIG; the protein is encoded by the coding sequence TTGGGCCAGTCAGCCTCTCCATCCGGCCTGCTGCCGGTGCCCTTTCGGCATTGGCCCGCCGAAGCGCGGCTGCTGCTGGGCATGGTGGGGCTCTGGTGTGCGCTGGGGCTCGTCGTGCTTGGCTCAGCCAGCTGGTGGGTAGCAGCCCGAGAGATGGGCGATCCCACCTACTACCTCAAACGCCAAGCAATCTGGATGGTGGCCAGTTGGGGGCTGCTTTACCTCGGCCTCCGCATCAACCTGCGGCGCTGGTTGCGCATGGCCGGGCCGGCCCTGCTTGTGGGCATGGTGCTGGTGGCTCTCACCCTGGTGATCGGGAGCACTGTGAACGGAGCCAGCCGCTGGTTGGTGATCGGTCCGGTGCAGATCCAGCCCACCGAGCTGATCAAACCCTTCCTGGTGTTGCAGGGGGCGGCGCTCTTCTCCCACTGGGGCCGCATCGCCGCCGATCAGAAACTGATCTGGATGGGTGTGTTTGCGCTGACCCTGGGGCTCATCCTCAAGCAGCCAAACCTCAGCACCGCCGCGCTCTGCGGGATCCTTCTCTGGCTGATGGCCCTGGCCTCGGGCCTGCCGCTCTGGGCCATGCTCGGCAGCGCGGGCCTGGGGCTCACGGTGGCGATCGGAAGCATCTCCATCAACACCTACCAGCGCATCCGCGTCACGTCGTTCCTCAACCCCTGGAAAGACGCCCAGGGCGATGGCTATCAATTGGTGCAGAGCCTGCTGGCGATCGGCTCGGGGGGCCTCTGGGGAGAGGGGTTTGGCCTCTCCACCCAAAAGCTGCAGTACCTGCCGATCCAGAGCACTGATTTCATCTTCGCCGTGTTCGCCGAAGAGTTCGGCTACGTGGGATCCGTGCTGCTGCTGCTGTTTCTGTTGCTGTTCGGCTTTGTGGGTCTGCGGGTGGCCCTGAGCTGCCGCAGCAATCAACAACGCCTGGTGGCCATCGGTTGCACCACCTTGCTGGTGGGTCAATCCATCCTCAACATCGCCGTCGCCAGCGGCGCCATGCCCACCACTGGGCTGCCGCTGCCGATGATCAGCTACGGCGGCAACTCTCTCCTCTCCAGCTTGCTCACCGCCGGCCTGCTGCTGCGCTGCGCCCTTGAGGGAGCTGGCCTGGAGCCGGGCCGGCCCCACCGGCGCGAAGAGCGGCTGCGCTCAGCCCCCGAGAGCCTCTCGATAGGCTGA
- a CDS encoding phycobilisome linker polypeptide — MRLFKITACIPSPEKTRSQRELQNTFFTKWVPYESWFAEQQRIMKQGGKILKVELVSGRRQVNVGN; from the coding sequence ATGCGCCTGTTCAAAATCACAGCCTGCATTCCTTCCCCGGAGAAGACCCGTTCTCAGCGCGAGCTGCAGAACACGTTTTTCACCAAGTGGGTGCCCTACGAAAGCTGGTTCGCTGAACAGCAGCGGATCATGAAGCAGGGCGGCAAGATCCTGAAGGTTGAGCTTGTCTCAGGCCGCCGTCAGGTGAACGTGGGCAACTGA
- the apcB gene encoding allophycocyanin subunit beta, with amino-acid sequence MQDAITNVINQADVQGLYLDTSSMGRLEQYFASGELRVRAAATISSNASAIIKEAVAKSLLYSDITRPGGNMYTCRRYAACIRDLDYYLRYATYAMLAGDTSILDERVLNGLKETYNSLGVPIGATVQSIQAMKEVTAALVGPDAGREMGVYFDYISSGLGN; translated from the coding sequence ATGCAAGACGCCATCACCAACGTCATCAACCAGGCCGACGTCCAGGGCCTTTACCTGGACACTTCCTCCATGGGTCGCCTGGAGCAGTACTTCGCCAGCGGTGAGCTGCGCGTTCGTGCCGCTGCCACCATCAGCTCCAACGCTTCCGCCATCATCAAGGAAGCCGTGGCCAAGTCGCTGCTGTATTCGGACATCACCCGTCCCGGCGGCAACATGTACACCTGCCGTCGCTATGCGGCATGCATTCGCGACCTTGACTATTACCTGCGCTACGCCACCTACGCCATGTTGGCTGGTGATACCTCGATCCTCGATGAGCGCGTGTTGAACGGTCTCAAGGAGACCTACAACTCCCTGGGTGTACCCATCGGTGCCACTGTGCAGTCGATCCAAGCCATGAAGGAAGTGACCGCTGCTCTGGTGGGCCCCGACGCCGGCCGTGAAATGGGCGTGTACTTCGATTACATCAGCTCCGGCCTGGGTAACTGA
- a CDS encoding allophycocyanin, with product MSIVSNSIINADAEARYLSPGELDQIKAFVSGGQRRLRVAQVLAESRERIVKTAGGALFQKRPDVISPGGNAYGEEMTASCLRDMDYYLRLVSYGIVAGDVTPIEEIGIIGAKEMYRSLGTPLEAMAEAVREMKNAAMSLLTGADAEEAGFYFDYVVGALS from the coding sequence ATGAGCATCGTCTCCAACTCGATCATCAACGCGGACGCCGAAGCCCGCTACCTCAGCCCTGGCGAACTCGACCAGATCAAGGCCTTCGTGAGCGGCGGTCAGCGTCGTCTTCGCGTAGCCCAGGTCCTGGCCGAAAGCCGTGAGCGCATCGTCAAGACCGCCGGCGGCGCCCTGTTCCAGAAGCGCCCTGACGTGATCTCCCCCGGCGGCAACGCCTACGGCGAGGAGATGACGGCGTCATGCCTGCGCGACATGGATTACTACCTGCGCTTGGTGTCTTACGGCATCGTCGCTGGCGATGTGACCCCGATTGAAGAGATCGGCATCATTGGCGCCAAGGAGATGTATCGCTCCCTGGGCACCCCCCTCGAAGCCATGGCTGAAGCCGTGCGCGAGATGAAGAACGCCGCCATGAGCCTGCTCACCGGCGCTGATGCCGAAGAGGCTGGCTTCTACTTCGACTACGTCGTCGGCGCCCTCTCCTGA
- a CDS encoding phycobilisome rod-core linker polypeptide, giving the protein MTVTASSGSSRVAPQRYDTLPLSSVREAEQQDRFLDGGELNTLITFFQSGQLRVEAARRVSANAESIVARAASRIFTGGTPLSYLDAPLNPVVAAGETPLATDQVAFQRSVQTFAGASAANKRGNALTRLLEGAGGDADVRVVLPAGFSTISVARYGTERMKKSIRDLAWFLRYVGYAVVAGDPSILRVNTRGLRDVLEKGCSLAATNVALQEMRAGAAELLKDLPEARQLLIDSFNVLLEELAVATPSPRQRLGSPENQGLQLPAIYALAAQGKAQRFNMRPGMSGAQKAEVVRAAYRQVFERDIAKAYSQMPCPVEATQVRQGDISMREFIRSLGHSKEYQQQFYGRFVNSRVVELAFRHFLGRGISSREEFTRYFDIVSAQGLKGLVDALVNSMEYAQVFGEETVPYLRDIGEEAQESAGWGSNRKLFRFSAPFEGAPQYVTLYASYRQPYADQHPYGGGNDPLGLTYGAIFPSGTAKVGTRPAPIRYDTRRILVGNGMRQPGQMNSPQFRASTPRKLGPKVVRLQQISTGGNSVPRRGGQPSIRNTEASTQAVIRAVYVQVLGNTGYAGEQNKVEEIKLENGDLSLREFVRQVARSDAFRRRYWSGLYICKAIEVMHRRLLGRPTFGRWEIDAYFDVAARKGFYGVVDAMLNSPEYSEAFGEDTVPYERFITPTDLSTRRVPALKRAFNAAAYADTTPRIRPEVTPPADFRGTGSLTERNLTGRSGVVRGSWSATLTGGEQLAPSATTSNGPGSVQTRPAPTRSWSAPRWQPGGGAAPIWSAGATSFTQTPNAIGTPSIGVTGGWNAAVSSGGAATSAQQPGAAMAKALRPGNLQGFSKRRSLGTTVKLSMRPTSAEVGEAIEAVYRQLLGRQPLASEALGDAESQLRKGELCVAEFVARVAANDLFVSRLNRMAPFKAAAAAYLALLGRAAQPDETSRFLATRCDEGLRSAIEAVLNSNEYASSFGRDTVPFLKGMGTSDGIPLSTVNRTAALYGGNAALNPRA; this is encoded by the coding sequence ATGACTGTGACCGCCAGCAGCGGCAGCAGCAGGGTTGCTCCTCAGCGTTACGACACCCTGCCGCTCTCCAGCGTCCGCGAGGCGGAACAGCAGGATCGCTTCCTCGATGGCGGGGAGCTGAACACCCTGATCACGTTCTTCCAGAGCGGCCAGCTGCGGGTCGAGGCAGCACGCCGCGTCTCCGCGAACGCCGAGTCGATCGTGGCGCGCGCAGCCAGTCGCATCTTTACCGGCGGCACGCCGCTCTCCTATCTCGACGCGCCCCTGAATCCTGTGGTTGCAGCGGGTGAGACGCCGCTCGCCACCGATCAAGTGGCCTTCCAGCGATCGGTGCAGACCTTCGCCGGCGCCAGCGCTGCCAACAAGCGCGGCAATGCCCTCACCCGCCTGCTCGAGGGCGCAGGTGGCGACGCTGATGTGCGCGTCGTACTCCCCGCTGGCTTCAGCACGATCTCCGTGGCCCGCTATGGCACGGAGCGGATGAAGAAGTCGATCCGTGACCTGGCCTGGTTCCTGCGCTACGTGGGTTACGCCGTGGTGGCCGGTGATCCCAGCATCCTGCGGGTCAATACCCGCGGCCTGCGCGATGTGTTGGAGAAAGGCTGCTCCCTTGCCGCCACCAACGTGGCCCTCCAGGAGATGCGCGCCGGTGCCGCCGAGCTACTCAAAGATCTCCCTGAAGCCCGCCAACTGCTGATCGACAGCTTCAACGTGCTGCTCGAGGAGCTCGCCGTTGCCACCCCCTCGCCGCGTCAGCGCTTGGGAAGCCCTGAAAACCAAGGTCTGCAGCTGCCTGCGATCTATGCCCTGGCCGCCCAGGGCAAGGCTCAGCGCTTCAACATGAGGCCGGGGATGAGTGGCGCTCAGAAAGCCGAGGTGGTGCGGGCCGCGTATCGCCAGGTGTTTGAGCGCGACATTGCCAAGGCTTACAGCCAGATGCCCTGCCCGGTGGAGGCCACCCAGGTGCGCCAGGGCGACATCTCCATGCGGGAATTCATCCGCTCGCTGGGCCACAGCAAGGAATACCAGCAGCAGTTCTACGGCCGGTTCGTCAACAGCCGTGTGGTGGAGCTGGCCTTCCGCCACTTCCTCGGCCGCGGCATCAGCTCTCGCGAGGAGTTCACCCGCTATTTCGACATCGTGTCAGCCCAAGGCCTCAAAGGCCTGGTGGATGCGCTGGTCAACAGCATGGAATACGCCCAGGTGTTTGGGGAGGAAACCGTTCCCTACCTGCGCGACATCGGCGAGGAAGCGCAGGAGAGCGCCGGCTGGGGTTCTAACCGCAAGCTGTTCCGCTTCAGTGCACCGTTTGAGGGTGCACCCCAGTACGTCACCCTCTACGCCAGCTACCGCCAGCCCTACGCCGATCAGCACCCCTACGGCGGAGGCAATGATCCACTGGGTCTGACCTACGGCGCCATCTTCCCCTCCGGCACCGCCAAGGTGGGAACGCGCCCCGCACCGATCCGCTACGACACACGCCGGATCCTTGTGGGCAATGGCATGCGCCAGCCCGGGCAGATGAACAGCCCACAGTTCCGCGCCTCCACACCGCGCAAACTTGGCCCCAAGGTGGTGCGCCTTCAGCAGATCTCCACCGGTGGCAATTCGGTGCCCCGCCGCGGCGGTCAGCCCAGCATCCGCAACACCGAAGCCAGCACCCAGGCAGTGATCCGCGCGGTGTACGTGCAGGTGCTGGGCAACACCGGCTACGCCGGCGAGCAAAACAAAGTGGAGGAGATCAAGCTCGAAAACGGCGATCTGAGCTTGCGCGAATTCGTGCGCCAGGTGGCCCGCAGCGATGCCTTCCGCCGCCGCTACTGGAGCGGGCTCTACATCTGCAAAGCAATCGAGGTGATGCACCGCCGCCTGCTGGGCCGCCCCACCTTTGGCCGCTGGGAGATCGACGCCTACTTCGACGTGGCCGCTCGCAAGGGCTTCTACGGCGTTGTGGACGCCATGCTTAACAGCCCTGAGTACAGCGAAGCCTTCGGGGAAGACACCGTTCCTTACGAGCGCTTTATTACGCCCACCGACCTGAGCACGCGCCGGGTACCTGCGCTCAAGCGGGCGTTTAACGCCGCCGCTTACGCCGACACCACCCCACGCATTCGGCCTGAGGTGACTCCACCCGCCGACTTCCGTGGCACCGGCAGTCTCACCGAGCGGAACCTGACCGGCCGCAGCGGTGTGGTGCGCGGCAGCTGGAGCGCCACCCTCACCGGCGGCGAGCAGTTGGCGCCAAGCGCCACCACATCCAATGGCCCCGGCTCCGTGCAAACCCGCCCAGCCCCCACCCGCAGCTGGAGTGCGCCCCGCTGGCAGCCCGGAGGTGGCGCAGCGCCGATCTGGAGTGCCGGTGCCACCAGCTTTACCCAGACTCCTAACGCCATTGGGACCCCGTCCATTGGGGTGACGGGTGGCTGGAATGCAGCGGTGTCCAGCGGAGGTGCTGCCACCTCTGCGCAACAACCCGGCGCTGCCATGGCCAAGGCTCTGAGGCCTGGCAATTTGCAAGGCTTCAGCAAGCGCCGGAGCCTCGGCACAACCGTCAAACTCTCGATGCGCCCCACCAGCGCTGAAGTTGGCGAAGCGATCGAGGCTGTGTATCGCCAGCTGCTCGGCCGCCAACCGTTGGCCTCTGAAGCCCTGGGTGATGCCGAGTCGCAGCTGCGCAAGGGTGAGCTTTGCGTGGCTGAATTCGTGGCACGCGTGGCCGCAAACGATTTGTTCGTGAGCCGCCTAAACCGCATGGCACCCTTCAAGGCTGCCGCCGCTGCCTATCTGGCCCTGCTTGGCCGTGCCGCCCAACCGGATGAAACCAGTCGGTTTCTCGCCACTCGCTGCGATGAAGGTCTACGCAGCGCCATCGAAGCCGTGCTCAACTCCAACGAGTACGCCAGCAGCTTCGGGCGCGACACCGTGCCGTTCCTCAAGGGTATGGGCACCAGTGACGGCATCCCCCTGAGCACCGTGAACCGCACAGCTGCCCTTTACGGCGGCAACGCGGCCCTTAATCCCAGAGCCTGA
- a CDS encoding methyltransferase, protein MTHAPADAATPVVSAFYDRFPYPGDPLQDGPPPGYNWRWCVDAAYAACTGAIAPLPNGGEPLRILDAGCGTGVSTDYLAHLNPGAEILAVDISPGTLEVARERLRRSGGYEQASVRLENRSLLELEGEGPFDYINSVGVLHHLRQPEAGLKALASLLKPGALLHLFLYADGGRWEIHRTQRALTAMGVGTGAEGLRLGRQLLAELPECNRLRRHHEQRWAIDCAADANFADMYLHPQETSYNLERLMTFVASADLEFAGFSNPQMWDPARLLQGELLERARAMPALQQWQLVEDLDPDLSHFEFFLAKPPLQRFAWDDDQVLLASKGRRNPCLWGWPGAALLDSDMAPLDLCAEGLALMQALEHAPADTCLGALPLGWPAQEIAAVARVLLDQRVLLLQAGGRAPA, encoded by the coding sequence ATGACCCACGCCCCGGCTGATGCCGCCACCCCAGTGGTGAGCGCCTTTTACGACCGATTCCCTTACCCCGGCGATCCTCTGCAGGACGGCCCACCGCCTGGATACAACTGGCGCTGGTGTGTGGATGCGGCCTATGCCGCTTGCACCGGTGCCATAGCCCCTCTGCCAAACGGGGGCGAGCCGTTGCGCATCCTCGATGCCGGTTGCGGCACGGGGGTGAGCACCGATTACCTCGCCCATCTCAACCCCGGTGCCGAGATCCTGGCGGTGGACATTTCCCCGGGCACCCTCGAGGTGGCCCGCGAGCGCCTACGTCGCTCCGGTGGGTACGAACAGGCCAGCGTGCGCCTCGAAAACCGCAGCCTGTTGGAGCTGGAGGGGGAGGGCCCCTTCGATTACATCAATTCTGTTGGGGTGCTGCATCACCTGCGTCAGCCGGAAGCCGGGCTGAAGGCCCTGGCCTCACTGCTCAAGCCCGGTGCGCTGCTGCATCTGTTTCTGTACGCCGATGGGGGGCGCTGGGAAATCCACCGCACCCAACGGGCGCTCACGGCCATGGGCGTGGGCACCGGAGCTGAGGGGCTGCGCCTCGGCCGCCAGTTATTGGCTGAGCTGCCGGAGTGCAACCGGTTGCGCCGTCATCACGAGCAGCGGTGGGCGATCGATTGCGCTGCGGATGCCAATTTCGCCGACATGTATCTCCACCCGCAGGAGACCAGCTACAACCTCGAGCGCCTGATGACCTTTGTGGCCTCAGCCGATCTGGAGTTTGCTGGGTTCTCCAACCCGCAGATGTGGGACCCGGCTCGGCTCCTTCAGGGCGAGCTGTTGGAGCGGGCTAGGGCGATGCCGGCTCTGCAGCAGTGGCAACTGGTGGAAGACCTGGATCCCGATCTGAGTCATTTCGAGTTTTTCCTGGCTAAGCCCCCGCTGCAGCGTTTCGCCTGGGACGACGATCAGGTGCTGCTGGCTTCAAAAGGCCGGCGCAACCCCTGCCTGTGGGGTTGGCCGGGTGCGGCGCTGCTCGATTCGGATATGGCGCCACTCGATCTTTGTGCCGAGGGGCTGGCTCTGATGCAGGCCCTGGAGCATGCACCGGCAGACACCTGCCTTGGAGCCCTCCCGTTGGGCTGGCCTGCACAAGAGATCGCAGCGGTGGCAAGGGTGTTGCTAGATCAGCGGGTGCTACTGCTTCAGGCAGGGGGGCGTGCCCCTGCGTGA
- a CDS encoding ATP synthase, which yields MLATPPLPHNSSASSEALDGEGEDQSVDPVGSVSSTDSAPSDDYLRLQQRLLLATLIVSAIAVLITAVVFDLHIASSLLVGAMAGLLYLRLLARSVGKLGNGAKKVGKTQLLVPVVLVLASARLPQLELLPALLGFLLYKPALILQVLLDS from the coding sequence TTGCTGGCAACCCCCCCGCTCCCTCACAACAGCAGCGCTTCTTCTGAGGCGTTGGATGGTGAGGGTGAGGATCAGTCGGTGGACCCGGTTGGCTCAGTCTCTTCGACTGATTCAGCTCCTTCCGACGACTACCTGCGCCTTCAGCAGCGTCTGCTTCTGGCCACCCTGATCGTTTCCGCTATTGCGGTGCTGATCACGGCCGTGGTCTTCGACCTTCACATCGCCAGCTCCTTGCTGGTTGGTGCCATGGCTGGTCTGCTTTATCTGCGCCTTCTGGCTCGCAGTGTTGGCAAGCTCGGCAATGGGGCCAAGAAGGTGGGCAAAACACAGCTGCTTGTGCCTGTGGTGCTGGTTCTGGCCTCTGCCCGCCTGCCCCAGTTAGAGCTTTTGCCGGCCCTGCTCGGTTTTCTGCTCTACAAACCGGCCCTGATTCTTCAGGTTCTGCTCGATTCCTGA
- the atpB gene encoding F0F1 ATP synthase subunit A, giving the protein MGFLPLALPFAELEVGQHLYWQLGNLKIHGQVFLSSWVVIGALLAFVLVGSRKMERDPRGMQNLLEFLWDYIRDLAREQIGEKAYRDWLPFIGTLFLFIFVCNWGGALLPWKLIDLPEGELGAPTADINTTVALALLVSLAYFYAGLSRKGFRYFEYYVEPTPIMLPFKIIEDFTKPLSLSFRLFGNILADELVVAVLAFLVPLLVPLPAMFLGLFTSAIQALIFATLAGNYIGEAVHEEHH; this is encoded by the coding sequence ATGGGTTTTTTGCCACTCGCTCTTCCCTTTGCCGAACTGGAGGTGGGTCAGCACCTCTATTGGCAGCTGGGCAATCTCAAGATCCACGGCCAGGTGTTCCTCAGCTCCTGGGTGGTGATCGGTGCTCTGCTGGCCTTTGTGCTGGTGGGCAGCCGCAAGATGGAGCGCGATCCGCGCGGCATGCAGAACCTGCTCGAATTTCTGTGGGATTACATCCGTGATCTTGCTCGCGAGCAGATCGGCGAGAAGGCCTACCGCGATTGGCTGCCCTTTATCGGCACGCTTTTCCTGTTCATCTTTGTGTGCAACTGGGGCGGTGCCCTGTTGCCCTGGAAGCTGATCGATCTCCCCGAAGGTGAACTCGGCGCCCCGACCGCCGATATCAACACCACGGTTGCTCTGGCACTGTTGGTGTCTCTCGCCTACTTCTATGCAGGCCTGAGCCGCAAAGGATTCCGGTACTTCGAGTACTACGTGGAGCCCACTCCGATCATGCTCCCGTTCAAAATCATCGAAGACTTCACAAAGCCTCTCTCTCTGTCCTTCCGTCTGTTCGGAAACATCCTGGCGGATGAACTGGTTGTGGCTGTGTTGGCGTTCCTGGTTCCTTTGTTGGTGCCTCTGCCTGCGATGTTCCTCGGCTTGTTCACCAGTGCCATCCAGGCCCTGATCTTCGCCACTCTCGCCGGCAACTACATCGGTGAAGCGGTGCACGAAGAGCATCACTAG